CTACCGTTCCATACCTTGGCTGCGGGATTATGTATTGATCGATTCGGAATCCATCATGATTGAACACTTTCGCTGCACAGAGAACAGAGAGTGGATATTGCACGAATATCGTGCCCTGGATGAATTCGTAAGGGTAACGGGTATTGAAGTAGAACAATCGTTAAATGAAGTATACGAAGGAATCGCATTTTAATCTCTTCATATATTGGCGTTTCTGTTTTCCTTTCCGTGCCCAAATTAGGAGGTTTTATGAATTCCCGTCCTACTCTCCTCAATCTTGTGGCTCTGTTTTGCCTAACCCTGTTCCCGCTCTTTGGTCACACTACGGAGGGAGGGGATGGCCTTATTTCGCCAGGGCCGGATCTGGTGGAGCGATCCGTGGGGAATCCTCCCGCAACGCTTCAGCCTGAAGCGGTCT
This DNA window, taken from Gammaproteobacteria bacterium, encodes the following:
- a CDS encoding hypothetical protein (Evidence 5 : Unknown function), which produces MIEHFRCTENREWILHEYRALDEFVRVTGIEVEQSLNEVYEGIAF